The DNA window AAGTGTTAAAAGTGTTGAAGAAGTTGGAAGTGTTGAAAACATTTCCTTAACTGATACTGACACTGACACAGTCACTGTCACTGACATAGGTAAGGCTTAGGAAAAATTCAGGGAGTGAAGTTTTGAGGATGGTTTCCCAAATGTCTCTAATTTCCTGCATAAATAGAGTCTATAGTCTTGTGTCTGATGTCCAGTGTCTGAATCACAGAACGGTTACAGATAATTATTGACATTTGTTTAACACTATGGTATATATATCTCAAAACCCTATATCACCTAACTATCGAGTCCCTATTAAAAAATCTGTAACTATTCAGCCACTGATTAACACGGATTAGCACGGATAAATACAGAGGGCAGAAGGCAGAAGACAACAGGAGGAAAAATCTTCAGCCTAATTACGGACACGGATTACGAATTTTCAGTGTTTCATCCGTGTCCATCTGTGGCTGAATAGTTACGATTTGGTTTATAATTCTTCGTGTCCTTCGTGGTTTTAAAAGATGTGAGGAAGGTTAATCTAACCGCACAGGTGGAAAAATGTTACATGCTAATTTTGTCCATTTACATGTTCATTCTGAATACAGCCTGTTAGATGGAGCGATAAAAATAAAGGAGCTGGTTCAAAAGGCACACGAATATAAAATGCCAGCAGTGGCTGTT is part of the bacterium genome and encodes:
- a CDS encoding PHP domain-containing protein — translated: MLHANFVHLHVHSEYSLLDGAIKIKELVQKAHEYKMPAVAV